A single genomic interval of uncultured Pseudodesulfovibrio sp. harbors:
- a CDS encoding homocysteine biosynthesis protein: MGQHQVNKTITEINDRIRKGKAVVVNAEEMVEIVKKEGKVRAAQEVDVVTTGTFSPMCSSGLLFNIGQQPPVMKVSKLWLNNVPCYSGIAAVDAYLGATEPSEDDPLNKVHPGRFSYGGAHVMEDLLRGKAVHLRGEAYGTDCYPRREIDKDITLADLPDAIMLNPRNCYQNYNAAVNLTSRTIYTYMGPLKSNCANCNFATAGQLSPPFNDPYYKTIGMGTRIFLGGSVGYVIGEGTQHVSKPQRNDRGIPENPSGTLMLKGDFKKMKARYVRAQSILGYGVSLAVGVGIPIPMLNEEMAYFTGVSDADITMPVKDYGYDYPNGISRNLGRVTFEQLRSGEIEVNGKKTSTVPVTSYSMSLEVANELKKWIEKGDFMLTEKVDDIPSF, translated from the coding sequence ATGGGACAGCATCAGGTGAACAAGACGATCACGGAAATCAATGATCGTATCCGAAAAGGCAAGGCCGTGGTGGTCAATGCCGAGGAGATGGTCGAGATCGTCAAGAAGGAAGGCAAGGTCCGCGCGGCCCAGGAGGTCGACGTGGTTACCACCGGCACTTTCTCGCCCATGTGTTCGTCCGGTCTGCTGTTCAACATAGGCCAGCAGCCGCCGGTCATGAAGGTCTCCAAGCTCTGGCTCAACAATGTGCCCTGCTACTCCGGCATTGCGGCCGTGGATGCCTATCTCGGCGCCACAGAGCCCAGTGAGGACGATCCGCTCAACAAGGTGCATCCCGGACGGTTCTCCTATGGCGGAGCGCACGTCATGGAAGACCTGCTGCGCGGCAAGGCCGTTCACCTGCGCGGCGAGGCCTACGGCACGGACTGCTATCCGCGCCGCGAGATCGACAAGGACATCACCCTTGCGGACCTGCCTGACGCCATCATGCTCAACCCGCGCAACTGCTACCAGAATTACAATGCGGCCGTGAACCTCACCAGCCGGACCATCTACACGTACATGGGCCCGCTCAAATCCAACTGCGCCAACTGCAACTTCGCCACGGCAGGCCAGCTTTCCCCGCCTTTCAACGACCCGTATTACAAGACCATCGGCATGGGGACCCGCATCTTCCTCGGCGGCAGTGTCGGGTACGTCATCGGCGAGGGAACCCAGCATGTGTCCAAGCCCCAGCGCAATGACCGCGGCATTCCGGAAAATCCGTCCGGCACGCTGATGCTCAAGGGCGATTTCAAGAAGATGAAAGCGCGTTACGTGCGTGCCCAGTCCATTCTCGGATACGGCGTGTCACTGGCGGTCGGCGTGGGTATTCCCATCCCCATGCTCAACGAGGAGATGGCGTACTTCACCGGCGTGTCCGACGCGGACATCACCATGCCGGTCAAGGATTACGGCTATGACTATCCCAACGGCATTTCCCGGAACCTCGGGCGTGTCACCTTTGAACAGCTCCGCAGCGGCGAGATAGAGGTCAACGGCAAGAAGACCTCCACCGTGCCGGTCACCAGTTATTCCATGTCCCTTGAGGTCGCCAACGAACTCAAGAAATGGATTGAAAAAGGTGACTTCATGCTCACGGAAAAAGTGGACGATATCCCAAGCTTCTAG
- a CDS encoding MerR family transcriptional regulator: MEDTYTHKDLAQLCTVSETTIKSYRRKFPGFIPVLTRGKPIRFKKAAGDVCLKIRDCFEKGMSVNETHKVLKEHFKEERTARPRQAAATPRQQATSSAVSEEYLEKFFATAGQMMQGMAGLATAQAQAGRRLQKLEQAVQQLVEIETRNSEAFAALLTQMKSPASETPPTASSSDAGPSAHEHKVRTRKIVNVRGPEGEVKSYTLEKEDKTEKEKPNGIERPSDAFLNTPIVIRSEEGEFLGVPGRLPLSGFIEILVREAEEGSASLSNWHRSDDAWVFTMQVPGGDSHELYFTSTTTPKGNLVVLLDRLDVNGKKTTPQFLQEFFRQVKDKN; the protein is encoded by the coding sequence ATGGAAGATACCTATACACATAAAGATCTGGCTCAACTCTGCACGGTTTCCGAAACCACAATCAAGAGCTACCGCAGGAAGTTCCCCGGATTCATCCCGGTTCTCACACGCGGCAAGCCCATTCGTTTCAAGAAGGCCGCAGGGGATGTCTGCCTGAAAATCCGCGACTGCTTTGAAAAGGGCATGTCCGTCAACGAGACACACAAAGTCCTCAAGGAACACTTCAAGGAAGAACGCACAGCCAGACCGAGGCAGGCCGCTGCAACACCGCGCCAGCAGGCCACCTCCTCCGCCGTGTCCGAAGAATATCTTGAAAAGTTTTTCGCGACCGCAGGCCAGATGATGCAGGGCATGGCAGGCCTTGCCACGGCGCAGGCTCAGGCCGGGAGGCGGCTCCAGAAGCTTGAGCAGGCCGTACAGCAGCTCGTGGAAATAGAAACAAGGAACAGCGAGGCGTTCGCCGCCCTGCTGACCCAAATGAAGAGTCCGGCATCGGAAACACCCCCCACCGCTTCTTCATCTGATGCCGGACCCTCCGCTCATGAGCACAAGGTCCGCACCCGTAAAATCGTCAACGTCAGGGGACCGGAGGGCGAGGTCAAATCCTACACCCTTGAAAAGGAAGACAAGACCGAAAAAGAGAAACCCAACGGAATTGAACGCCCGTCCGACGCCTTCCTGAATACCCCCATCGTCATTCGCAGCGAGGAGGGTGAATTCCTCGGCGTTCCGGGCCGCCTGCCCCTTTCCGGCTTCATCGAAATTCTTGTCCGCGAGGCCGAAGAGGGGAGTGCCTCACTCTCCAACTGGCATCGCAGCGATGACGCATGGGTATTCACCATGCAGGTTCCGGGCGGCGATTCCCACGAACTGTACTTCACATCCACCACCACCCCGAAAGGCAACCTCGTCGTTCTCCTTGACCGGCTCGACGTCAACGGCAAAAAGACGACACCGCAATTCCTTCAGGAATTCTTCCGGCAGGTGAAGGACAAGAACTAG
- a CDS encoding DUF3568 domain-containing protein has protein sequence MRKITHVFTAPILAVLLLVCSGCGAVIVGGLSAAGTYVYLDGQSEATYDASLSRAYKASLRACKDLGIPVTTQNMDGASAKVEGKLSGDTVFISLKLVGDGLTQITVRVGLLGNENQSRRIHNAIKNHL, from the coding sequence ATGCGAAAAATCACCCACGTTTTCACAGCTCCCATACTCGCGGTTCTTCTGCTCGTGTGCTCCGGTTGCGGTGCCGTCATCGTCGGCGGACTCAGCGCGGCAGGCACATACGTCTACCTTGATGGCCAGTCCGAAGCCACCTATGACGCATCCCTTTCCCGCGCCTACAAGGCGTCGCTCAGGGCCTGCAAAGACCTCGGCATTCCGGTGACCACACAAAACATGGACGGCGCATCCGCCAAGGTCGAAGGCAAGCTGTCCGGCGATACCGTCTTCATCTCCCTCAAACTGGTGGGAGACGGCCTCACACAGATAACCGTCCGCGTCGGTCTGCTCGGCAACGAGAATCAGTCCCGCCGCATTCACAATGCCATCAAAAACCACCTCTAG
- a CDS encoding HAMP domain-containing sensor histidine kinase: MEKLAIWVETIVYATIIIGGTAYLISVDAFEFFYDFSRYHESYELDEIALAIPLALVCLLIFSVRRSWKLYRMAKTLREANDDLSDAYARIQALSRSKDTFISAASHELRSPLIGVANALQLRKMAKSEEEEREFFELAMEKAQFGLLLINDVLLYSQVIQGHSEKDLKPFNVRQTMDSIFASVERAAQDKGLELTVSVDEEVPDTVVSHEGVVRLVYVNVINNAIKYTENGRIAVHCTYTNTPRPELVFRSTDTGQGIAKDKIKAVFEPFNRGDDPARLRQDGVGLGLYMVKQLVQAMEGRVEVDSSVGVGTDFTVALPVSIC, encoded by the coding sequence ATGGAGAAGTTAGCCATTTGGGTAGAGACGATTGTCTACGCGACCATAATTATTGGCGGTACTGCATATCTCATTTCAGTCGATGCCTTCGAATTCTTTTATGATTTCAGTAGGTATCATGAAAGTTACGAGCTTGACGAAATTGCTCTTGCCATTCCGCTCGCCTTGGTCTGCCTGTTGATTTTTTCCGTCAGACGCAGCTGGAAACTGTATCGGATGGCAAAGACCCTTCGCGAGGCGAACGACGATCTCAGCGATGCCTATGCTCGTATCCAAGCCCTTTCCCGATCGAAAGACACGTTCATTTCCGCTGCCAGCCATGAACTCAGGAGTCCTCTGATAGGCGTTGCCAATGCTCTTCAGCTTCGGAAAATGGCGAAAAGCGAGGAAGAGGAGCGCGAGTTTTTCGAGCTTGCCATGGAGAAGGCACAATTCGGGTTGCTTCTTATCAATGACGTGTTGCTTTATTCACAGGTCATTCAGGGGCACAGTGAAAAAGATTTGAAGCCATTCAATGTACGGCAGACAATGGACTCCATATTCGCATCCGTTGAGAGAGCCGCTCAGGACAAAGGCTTGGAGCTGACTGTTTCCGTCGATGAAGAGGTTCCGGACACGGTTGTCAGCCATGAAGGCGTGGTCCGCCTTGTCTATGTCAACGTGATAAACAACGCCATCAAGTATACCGAAAACGGGCGTATCGCTGTGCATTGCACCTATACGAACACCCCTCGTCCGGAACTTGTCTTTCGTTCAACCGACACGGGACAGGGAATAGCCAAGGATAAGATCAAAGCCGTGTTTGAACCGTTCAACCGGGGCGATGACCCTGCCCGACTTCGGCAGGATGGCGTCGGTCTCGGGCTGTATATGGTCAAGCAACTGGTGCAGGCGATGGAGGGACGTGTCGAGGTGGACAGTTCTGTCGGTGTCGGAACCGATTTTACAGTAGCCCTTCCGGTCAGTATCTGCTGA
- a CDS encoding methyl-accepting chemotaxis protein produces MSIRIKILVPLLVLALLMIAGGYLSLSSQFDNLEKSFVSLILEGKMEEVQQSIRKMSKNALEQASLFGRMPAVIDAYRVANQGDMNDAKDADMQAAREMLRTSLAPVLSGYKESVGSDFKIHFHTPTARSLARLWRKKQAKKNGQWVDISDDLSSFRNTVIDVNRNREAVMGIEPGRGGFTIRGLAPISDDSGQHLGSVEVLISFAGILKSMESSGNVKALLYMDKDLLPITTKLQDTAKNPVRDNRFVLVYGQKNQETQNVTSAAFLDSGMQDAAISIVGETGLCAFPVKDYRGETIGTIVLSLDISSQQGMIAAVLWIVGALFLTIILVPIVIILFVLQKSVMEPVNNCAAFATRISRGDLTYLDSKDRKDEMGIIQRAMRKMSEKLTAIISHVQDISNDVSGGCNNLASASDVLSQGATQQAAALEEVSSSMEEMSGSIKQTADIAHETEQLADKAARNTRTGGEAVKRTYDAMTKIANEINIIEDIARQTNLLALNAAIEAARAGEAGKGFAVVAAEVRKLAERSGIAAAEISELSSSSVSVAQEAGELLTQLIPDIEKTASLIQEISATAGEQNVGIEQVTKAIQESDTVIQQNASTAEQVAATAAELAGKAADLQHSISFFKMGDNTSHHSKRITQGQRSIAPAHPALPSHANDEFEKF; encoded by the coding sequence ATGAGTATCCGAATAAAAATTCTCGTACCACTGCTGGTCCTTGCACTGCTGATGATCGCAGGTGGATATCTCAGCCTTTCCTCCCAGTTCGACAATCTGGAAAAGTCCTTTGTCTCCCTCATATTGGAAGGGAAAATGGAGGAAGTGCAACAGTCGATTCGAAAAATGTCCAAAAACGCACTGGAGCAGGCCTCACTGTTCGGACGGATGCCCGCGGTCATCGACGCCTACCGTGTCGCCAATCAGGGTGACATGAATGATGCGAAGGATGCGGACATGCAGGCGGCGAGGGAGATGCTGCGTACCTCTCTGGCCCCGGTACTTTCCGGGTACAAGGAAAGCGTCGGTTCCGACTTCAAAATACATTTTCATACCCCGACCGCCCGCAGTCTTGCCCGACTCTGGCGTAAAAAACAGGCAAAGAAGAACGGCCAATGGGTCGATATTTCAGACGATCTTTCCTCATTCCGAAACACGGTCATCGACGTCAACAGGAACAGGGAAGCCGTGATGGGCATTGAACCGGGACGCGGTGGATTCACCATTCGCGGCCTCGCCCCGATCAGTGACGACAGCGGCCAGCACCTTGGCTCGGTGGAAGTGCTGATCAGTTTTGCCGGAATCCTCAAGAGCATGGAATCCTCGGGCAATGTGAAGGCGCTCCTGTACATGGATAAGGATCTTCTGCCCATCACCACCAAATTGCAGGATACAGCGAAAAATCCTGTGCGCGACAACAGGTTCGTGCTGGTCTACGGACAAAAGAATCAGGAAACACAAAACGTCACTTCCGCGGCGTTTCTGGACAGCGGAATGCAGGATGCAGCCATCAGCATCGTCGGCGAAACAGGCCTGTGTGCATTTCCCGTAAAGGACTACCGTGGGGAAACCATCGGCACCATTGTGCTTTCCCTTGATATATCCAGTCAGCAGGGCATGATCGCCGCTGTCCTCTGGATCGTCGGCGCGCTCTTTCTCACCATCATCCTGGTGCCCATCGTCATAATCCTCTTCGTATTGCAGAAATCCGTCATGGAACCGGTCAACAATTGTGCCGCATTCGCCACCCGCATTTCCCGCGGCGACCTGACCTATCTCGACAGCAAGGACCGCAAGGATGAGATGGGCATCATCCAACGCGCCATGCGTAAAATGAGTGAAAAACTGACTGCCATCATCAGTCACGTACAAGATATCTCCAATGACGTTTCCGGCGGCTGCAACAATCTCGCGTCGGCAAGCGATGTGCTTTCGCAGGGTGCCACACAGCAGGCCGCAGCTCTGGAAGAAGTCTCCTCTTCCATGGAGGAGATGTCAGGGAGCATCAAGCAGACAGCGGACATCGCTCATGAAACCGAACAACTCGCGGACAAGGCCGCCCGAAACACGCGCACCGGAGGCGAAGCCGTCAAACGGACCTATGACGCCATGACGAAAATCGCCAATGAAATCAACATCATTGAGGATATCGCCCGCCAGACGAACCTGCTGGCCCTCAATGCCGCCATTGAAGCGGCCCGTGCCGGTGAAGCGGGCAAGGGATTTGCCGTTGTCGCCGCAGAAGTCAGAAAACTGGCGGAAAGAAGCGGTATCGCGGCTGCCGAGATCAGCGAGCTATCTTCTTCCAGCGTCTCGGTCGCGCAAGAAGCGGGCGAACTGCTCACACAGCTGATCCCGGATATCGAAAAGACCGCAAGCCTCATTCAGGAAATATCCGCCACTGCCGGTGAACAGAACGTCGGCATTGAACAGGTGACAAAAGCCATTCAGGAATCAGACACGGTTATCCAGCAGAATGCATCGACAGCCGAACAGGTTGCCGCCACTGCCGCCGAACTGGCCGGCAAGGCCGCGGATCTGCAACACAGCATCAGCTTCTTCAAAATGGGGGACAACACCAGTCACCATTCCAAACGCATCACGCAGGGCCAACGCAGTATAGCGCCAGCTCATCCGGCCTTGCCCAGTCATGCCAATGACGAATTCGAAAAATTCTAA
- a CDS encoding transporter substrate-binding domain-containing protein translates to MMKKALQILITVWFLVGSPAAWAQQGQYTIGLPCLEYQTCASSEAEAFFTEVYGRIGIVPAFAYLPRLRDLEDANDGHTDACAGRTKASYQPYENLIPVKTPVATETIVAFTLKEGLRIDSWKDISSLRVGIVRGAQLPLQLCKQKGIERYVVGNTLQQVFHMLAESRVDAVVHHLQVGLNTARSIGIPVRMSNVLYRDMVYHVLNRRHAGLAPKLARIFGEMLEDGTSARLLGKWAGMLPEPLE, encoded by the coding sequence ATGATGAAAAAAGCCCTGCAAATTCTCATCACGGTCTGGTTTCTCGTCGGATCGCCCGCGGCATGGGCGCAGCAGGGGCAGTACACCATCGGCCTGCCCTGTCTGGAGTACCAGACATGCGCCTCTTCCGAAGCAGAGGCGTTTTTCACCGAGGTATACGGCAGGATCGGCATAGTGCCGGCATTCGCCTACCTGCCCCGGCTGCGGGACCTCGAGGATGCCAACGACGGACACACGGACGCCTGTGCCGGACGAACCAAGGCATCGTATCAGCCGTATGAAAACCTGATCCCCGTAAAAACGCCCGTGGCAACGGAAACCATCGTGGCCTTCACTCTGAAGGAGGGATTGCGGATCGACTCATGGAAGGACATCTCTTCCCTCAGGGTCGGGATCGTACGGGGGGCACAGCTTCCCCTGCAGCTCTGCAAACAGAAAGGAATCGAACGGTATGTGGTGGGCAACACGCTCCAGCAGGTTTTTCACATGCTCGCCGAATCTAGGGTGGATGCCGTGGTCCATCACCTTCAGGTCGGGTTGAATACGGCGCGGTCAATCGGGATTCCGGTCCGGATGTCCAATGTCCTGTACCGGGACATGGTCTATCACGTCCTCAACCGCAGACATGCCGGCCTCGCCCCGAAACTGGCCCGGATATTCGGGGAAATGCTGGAGGACGGGACCAGCGCCCGGCTCCTCGGCAAGTGGGCGGGCATGCTGCCGGAACCTCTTGAGTAG
- a CDS encoding GNAT family N-acetyltransferase → MDTIPARKGKKRRTVKNPEVRLARSDELAEVCRLAWRCYGFTQEEFLYDLQSLTEKIENGEFKSVIGIDPENGAIFGHAGFKYHDPSVKVPELGLVFVDPAYRSPRVGPMMTQLLFDMARSEDDKGIFDCSVTTHFFSQKGLQELMGSRPCCLMLGIAASGMQAKELATSKQEKGSVVNHYYAIDRTQKTVFIPPRHQEMVADIYRWMEVPREFGVPDMEPPTGASSVSLFSLPDELNAAFIIVHSIGADTVKEIDDGLQRYRADRMDAVYLFLPSCGKAAAYLIEQCERLRFFFAGVMPHVHDGHDRVLMQYVDIPLNMDAIRVYGDMSRQLKAYVMKEQGRVQELR, encoded by the coding sequence ATGGACACCATCCCTGCAAGGAAGGGAAAAAAGCGGCGCACGGTCAAGAACCCGGAAGTGCGTCTGGCCCGCTCCGATGAACTGGCTGAAGTATGCCGCCTTGCCTGGCGGTGCTACGGCTTCACTCAGGAAGAATTCCTCTACGACCTCCAGTCACTGACGGAAAAAATTGAAAACGGGGAGTTCAAGTCGGTCATCGGCATTGACCCTGAGAACGGAGCCATATTCGGCCACGCCGGTTTTAAATACCACGATCCTTCGGTCAAGGTGCCGGAATTGGGGCTTGTTTTTGTCGACCCGGCCTACCGCTCTCCCCGGGTCGGTCCGATGATGACGCAATTGCTTTTCGACATGGCAAGGAGCGAAGACGACAAAGGCATTTTCGACTGTTCGGTCACAACGCATTTCTTTTCACAGAAAGGCCTGCAGGAGCTGATGGGTTCCAGACCTTGCTGCCTCATGCTGGGCATTGCGGCTTCCGGCATGCAGGCCAAGGAACTGGCTACGTCGAAGCAGGAAAAAGGGTCGGTGGTAAATCATTACTATGCCATTGACCGAACGCAGAAAACGGTTTTCATCCCACCGCGCCATCAGGAAATGGTTGCCGACATCTATCGCTGGATGGAGGTCCCGAGGGAATTTGGTGTGCCGGACATGGAACCGCCCACAGGCGCGTCATCTGTCAGCCTGTTTTCCCTGCCTGACGAACTCAACGCCGCTTTCATCATCGTCCACTCCATCGGCGCGGACACCGTAAAGGAAATTGATGACGGATTGCAGCGGTACCGAGCGGACCGAATGGATGCCGTCTATCTCTTCCTTCCGTCCTGCGGCAAGGCGGCGGCTTATCTGATCGAACAATGTGAACGCCTACGGTTCTTCTTTGCCGGAGTCATGCCCCACGTTCACGACGGGCACGACAGAGTGCTGATGCAGTATGTGGACATACCTCTCAATATGGATGCGATCAGGGTATACGGCGATATGTCCCGCCAACTCAAGGCCTACGTCATGAAAGAACAGGGGCGCGTGCAGGAACTCCGATAA
- a CDS encoding ATP-binding protein, translated as MSAPLETAHHLLLAKLTLPVRKLMVRTAVECAGQVAKVLSLDTRETFAIKLAVDEAFCNAVEHFSGDIKEDEHIHIAFSVKAGSLVISIREKGIPFDSAQAERFTPGDLESVNRPGLGSLLMLNAMDSVELLSMDGKERKSA; from the coding sequence ATGTCCGCACCACTTGAAACAGCACATCATCTACTCCTTGCCAAGCTCACCCTCCCAGTCCGCAAGCTCATGGTCCGCACTGCCGTTGAATGTGCTGGCCAGGTAGCCAAAGTCCTTTCCCTCGACACCCGGGAAACCTTCGCCATCAAACTGGCCGTGGACGAAGCCTTCTGCAACGCTGTTGAGCATTTCTCCGGCGACATCAAAGAAGACGAACACATTCACATTGCATTCTCTGTCAAAGCAGGCAGTCTGGTCATCTCCATCAGGGAAAAGGGCATTCCCTTTGACTCTGCACAGGCAGAACGATTTACGCCCGGAGATCTGGAAAGTGTCAACAGGCCCGGTCTGGGGTCGTTGCTCATGCTCAATGCCATGGATTCGGTGGAACTCTTGTCCATGGACGGGAAGGAAAGGAAGTCCGCCTGA
- a CDS encoding endonuclease/exonuclease/phosphatase family protein, whose product MPFKTALKNTVLALAFSLAFLTSGAYGDAASLKVVSFNIQFLGHFKKKDNKALAKLLSDYDLVFIQELVAPPIAGKYPDGTPFKADTEAKGFFDAMAMHGFSYKLSEEDTGTGEKIHKNSSATEWFVAFYKPHKVIPANDLAHGFLAEDRSNHSDYERVPYAFPFRAGGADLVFISVHLQPGGSKKETARRAHEFESIFKWIANQNAPERDYVILGDMNIEDCEELASILPTGFASLNNDCIPTNTSPKTPKPYDHVIYNEKDSANEMANNHFQVIDLVVAMGKKWSGERGSFPGNPYRHKEFRMRYSDHHPIALKIVIDGTDDD is encoded by the coding sequence ATGCCATTCAAAACAGCCCTAAAAAACACCGTATTAGCTTTGGCCTTTTCTTTGGCCTTCCTGACTTCTGGGGCGTATGGAGACGCTGCTTCTTTAAAAGTTGTTTCCTTCAATATCCAATTTCTTGGCCACTTCAAAAAGAAAGACAACAAAGCTCTAGCCAAGTTGCTTTCTGACTACGATCTTGTGTTCATCCAAGAGCTCGTGGCACCGCCTATCGCGGGTAAATATCCCGATGGTACGCCATTCAAAGCCGACACAGAGGCCAAAGGGTTCTTTGACGCCATGGCCATGCACGGCTTTTCATATAAGCTCTCTGAAGAGGATACCGGAACCGGTGAAAAGATCCACAAGAACTCATCAGCGACTGAGTGGTTTGTTGCTTTTTATAAACCCCACAAAGTCATACCTGCGAACGATCTAGCCCACGGTTTCCTCGCCGAAGACAGGTCGAACCACTCTGACTACGAACGAGTGCCCTACGCATTTCCTTTTAGAGCAGGGGGTGCCGATCTCGTGTTTATTTCAGTACACTTACAACCAGGAGGGAGCAAAAAGGAAACAGCAAGGCGTGCTCATGAATTTGAATCCATATTTAAATGGATTGCTAATCAAAATGCCCCCGAGAGAGACTACGTGATCTTGGGCGACATGAACATAGAAGACTGCGAAGAACTGGCTTCGATTTTGCCGACTGGATTTGCGTCACTCAATAATGACTGCATCCCTACCAACACGAGCCCCAAAACCCCAAAGCCATACGATCACGTCATTTACAATGAAAAAGATAGCGCCAACGAGATGGCCAACAACCATTTTCAGGTAATTGACTTGGTGGTTGCCATGGGAAAAAAATGGAGTGGCGAAAGAGGTAGTTTCCCCGGCAATCCATATAGGCACAAAGAGTTCAGGATGCGGTACTCAGACCACCATCCTATTGCGTTAAAAATTGTTATCGATGGCACAGATGATGATTAA
- a CDS encoding nucleotidyltransferase: MDLTFKRKANDYLLKLVDTLDITDTQYGIAENRYQALGDWLTRDGSSLRLYNPTVHPQGSILLGTVVKPFGAEDEFDVDLVCEILMDKTTVSQRKLKQAVGKEVKDYATTNNFKKACKEGKRCWTLEYADDAKFHMDVLPAIPDKDKLRLMLEARDYDVPDQTDKAIAITDNTYPSYSMVSQDWPISNPKGYHEWFKSRMLVRFTAKRDLLAESMKANVEDVPDYKVKTPLQQCVQLLKRHRDMMFQKDMDNKPISIIITTLAAHAYNNEDNIVDALLSITQNMHRFIEDIAGISWVKNPVNPLENFADKWPDNPKLKENFKAWLTRIRVDFAYALQSADLAGLADRLGKPMGSDLASKTLNEVEGPSLKDMLKTALGSVAMQPWNLPKYIFPHRQVPPWDEKLLGEVTVTGKIKTGQTWKSFDSDTKGLPKHRELEFTATTKDIVPPYSIYWQTVNTGYEAAKKPDLRGGIVKGSGPFGEVLSRERTLYRGMHWVEAFVVRDNVILARSGPFEVNIG, from the coding sequence ATGGACCTGACATTCAAACGCAAGGCCAATGACTACCTCCTGAAGCTGGTCGACACGCTCGACATCACCGACACCCAATACGGGATCGCGGAAAACCGCTACCAGGCCCTTGGAGACTGGCTGACCCGTGACGGGAGTTCTCTGAGGCTGTACAACCCGACCGTTCACCCGCAGGGCTCCATCCTGCTGGGCACGGTGGTCAAGCCGTTCGGTGCCGAAGATGAGTTCGATGTGGATCTCGTCTGCGAAATCCTGATGGACAAGACCACGGTCAGTCAACGGAAGCTGAAACAGGCTGTAGGCAAAGAGGTCAAGGATTACGCGACCACCAATAATTTCAAGAAGGCCTGCAAAGAGGGAAAGCGTTGCTGGACTCTGGAATACGCTGATGACGCTAAGTTCCATATGGACGTACTCCCGGCCATTCCGGATAAGGATAAACTGCGGTTAATGCTTGAAGCCAGGGACTATGATGTTCCTGACCAGACGGACAAGGCTATAGCCATCACGGACAACACCTATCCGTCATATTCGATGGTTTCTCAAGACTGGCCGATCAGCAACCCAAAGGGCTACCATGAATGGTTCAAGAGCCGGATGCTCGTTCGGTTTACGGCCAAGCGTGATCTCCTGGCCGAATCCATGAAGGCCAACGTCGAAGACGTGCCTGACTACAAGGTCAAGACCCCTCTCCAACAATGCGTGCAGCTCCTGAAGCGCCATCGGGATATGATGTTCCAGAAGGACATGGACAATAAGCCCATTTCGATCATCATCACTACACTGGCCGCCCACGCCTACAACAACGAGGACAATATCGTTGATGCCCTCCTGAGCATTACCCAGAACATGCACCGGTTCATTGAAGACATTGCAGGAATTTCATGGGTAAAGAATCCGGTTAATCCGCTGGAGAACTTTGCGGATAAATGGCCGGACAACCCGAAGCTGAAAGAAAATTTCAAGGCATGGCTGACCCGGATCAGGGTGGACTTTGCGTATGCCCTGCAGTCTGCGGACTTGGCAGGTCTTGCCGACAGGCTCGGCAAGCCGATGGGAAGCGACCTGGCAAGCAAGACGCTTAACGAGGTTGAGGGACCGTCTTTGAAGGACATGCTTAAAACTGCTCTGGGAAGTGTGGCAATGCAGCCGTGGAATCTGCCCAAGTACATATTCCCGCATCGGCAAGTCCCGCCCTGGGATGAAAAATTGCTGGGCGAAGTAACTGTCACCGGCAAAATCAAAACAGGGCAGACTTGGAAGTCATTTGATAGCGATACCAAGGGACTCCCTAAACATCGTGAACTTGAGTTTACTGCTACAACCAAAGACATTGTACCACCATATTCGATCTACTGGCAGACAGTGAACACAGGATACGAAGCGGCTAAAAAGCCAGATTTGAGGGGAGGAATAGTAAAGGGCTCAGGGCCTTTTGGCGAAGTCCTTTCCAGGGAACGCACACTATACCGCGGCATGCATTGGGTTGAAGCTTTCGTCGTTCGAGATAACGTCATATTGGCCCGAAGCGGACCGTTTGAAGTCAACATCGGCTAA